A genomic region of Nitrospirota bacterium contains the following coding sequences:
- the aroC gene encoding chorismate synthase, producing the protein MLRFLTAGESHGQLLMGIIEGLPSGLTITASDINSDLARRQIGYGRGGRMRIEKDTAEITCGVRWGKTLGSPIGLIIKNRDWANWTDKMSPDPSMSGVIPPETRPRPGHADLCGIIKYAHSDVRNVLERASARETAMRVALGAVARRFLHVFSIRIISHVTDIGGIKAKPGKLSLDRLSESVEKSELRCADKKAEEKMRKIIDEAKKKGDTVGGIFEIITTNVPAGIGSYSQWDKRINARLAYAVMSIQAIKGVEVGAGFDAAAIFGSDVHDAIYYDRSKHKFYRKTNRAGGIEGGMTNGEDIVVRAAMKPIATLYSPLDSVDIKSKKRFKATVERSDYCAVPAASVVGEAMVAVEIANAFLEKFGGDSMDEIQRNYQGYLDYISKI; encoded by the coding sequence ATGCTTCGCTTCCTTACCGCCGGTGAGTCTCATGGACAACTCCTCATGGGAATTATTGAAGGACTTCCCTCGGGATTGACAATAACTGCAAGTGACATCAATTCTGATCTTGCCAGGCGTCAGATAGGTTATGGCCGTGGTGGCAGGATGCGGATCGAAAAAGATACTGCAGAGATTACCTGCGGTGTCCGTTGGGGTAAGACACTTGGCAGTCCAATCGGGCTCATAATAAAAAACCGTGACTGGGCAAACTGGACAGACAAGATGTCACCGGACCCTTCCATGTCGGGAGTTATTCCTCCCGAGACAAGACCAAGACCAGGACATGCTGATCTTTGCGGCATTATTAAATATGCTCACTCTGATGTAAGAAATGTCCTCGAGAGGGCGAGTGCAAGAGAAACCGCAATGAGGGTTGCTCTGGGCGCCGTTGCCAGGAGATTTTTGCACGTATTTTCTATAAGGATTATCAGCCATGTAACAGACATAGGCGGTATAAAGGCAAAACCGGGCAAGTTATCTCTCGACCGTCTCTCAGAGAGTGTGGAAAAATCGGAATTACGCTGTGCTGATAAAAAAGCTGAAGAAAAGATGAGAAAAATTATAGACGAGGCAAAGAAGAAGGGTGACACAGTTGGCGGTATATTCGAAATAATAACGACTAATGTTCCAGCCGGAATCGGGAGTTATTCTCAATGGGACAAGAGGATAAACGCAAGACTTGCGTATGCTGTAATGAGTATACAGGCTATCAAAGGCGTGGAGGTCGGTGCCGGGTTTGATGCAGCAGCCATTTTTGGTTCTGATGTTCATGATGCCATATACTATGACAGGAGCAAACACAAATTCTATAGAAAGACGAACAGGGCTGGCGGTATTGAAGGCGGTATGACAAATGGAGAGGATATCGTTGTGCGTGCAGCAATGAAACCCATAGCAACCCTGTATTCACCTTTGGATTCAGTTGATATAAAGTCAAAGAAGCGATTTAAGGCAACTGTTGAAAGATCGGACTATTGTGCAGTGCCTGCGGCCAGTGTAGTAGGCGAGGCGATGGTTGCCGTAGAGATTGCCAACGCATTTCTTGAAAAGTTTGGCGGTGATTCTATGGATGAAATTCAAAGGAATTATCAGGGTTACCTCGATTATATCAGCAAGATCTGA